The nucleotide sequence CCGAGGTGGAAATCAGCGGCCCCACCAGCGCACACAAATCCCGCACCAGCGGATGATCGCTGACCCGCAACGCGACCGTGTCATGCACACCCGTGATCCACTGCGGCAGCAGGTTCTGATGGGGCACCAGCCAGGTATTGGGACCGGGCCAGGTACTGGCCATGCGGTCTATCCAGGTATCCGGAAAGTCCTCGAAGAGAAAATCGAATTGATGAATATTGTCGGCGATCAGAATCAAGCCCTTATCCACCGATCGGCCCTTGATCGCCAGTAAACGGTCTACCGCTTCCTCGTTCCAAGGGTCGCAGCCCAGGCCCCAGACGGCCTCGGTCGGATAGGCAATCACCGCGCCTGCGCGAATTTCTCGTGCGGCTTCTTGCACACGCCACCTGTTGACCATTGCTCACTCTCCGGACTAAAGCTCTGTGCAGTTTACCGATCTTCATTACAAAACCTAACTGCGCGCGAGCCAACGGCCACTTTCACAGATCACACGGCCCTCCAACTCCAACTCCGTCAGGCTCGCCAACACTTCGGACAAGCCTTGGCCGCTGGCAATCGCCAAGCCCTCGCTGGTATGCGGCGCGGCGTGCAGCAAGGCAATCAATGGATGCGTGACCGGAATCGGTGCCGGCCGCGACAGCGCCTGCCAACCGCGCAACCCCTCAAGAATATGTTCGATGGTTTCCACCAGCACCGCCCCCTCGCGAATCAACCGGTGACAGCCCCTGGCGCCCGGATGATGGATGGACCCCGGAATCGCGTACACCTCACGCCCTTGTTCCGCCGCCAGTCGGGCAGTGATCAACGAACCGCTGGCGACACTCGCCTCAACCACCAGTACCCCGAGGGACAACCCGCTGATGATGCGGTTGCGTCGCGGGAAGTTGCCAGCCTGGGGTCCGCTGTCCAACGGAAACTCCGAAACTACCGCGCTGCCTTGTTCAATCATCGCGTCGGCGAGTCGTCGGTGACGCTGTGGATAAAAATTTTCGAGACCGGTGCCCAACACGCCGATTGTCTGACCCCCGACATCTAATGCCGCCTGATGGGCCGCACCGTCTATACCAAGGGCCAGCCCACTGGTGATGACAAAACCGGCGCTCGCCAGACTGCGGGAAAAGGCGGCGGCGGTATCCATTCCCGGCCGCGAAGCACGTCGGCTGCCGACCATCGCCAACTGCGGTTTTTCCAGTATCGCGCAAGCGCCAGCCACGAAAAGCAGGGGCGGCGCATCCTCCAGTTCCGCCAGCAATGCCGGGTAATCCGGCTGGTCCCACATCAGTAAATGCTGGGCAGGACCTTTCAGCCAGGCCAATGCGCTGCTGGCGCCATCACGGATCTGCGGACTGCGTCGAGCCTCGGCACAGGCCGCCGGCAATCCCAGCGAACGCCAGGCATTGGGTGGCGCGCTGAGGGCTTTCGAGGCACAGCCAAAGGCCTCGATGAGTTTTTTGAAACGCTTGGGGCCCAGCTCCGGCAGCCGGTGTAAACGCAGCCGGGCTTCCAGCTCCGCCGGAGAAATGCCCAGGGTGTCGATTGATGACATGTGATCATCCTTGATCAAGTACAAGCTGTGGATAACTCTGTTGGTAACTTCTTTGCCAGATTGGTTATTGCGCTGGCGCAGGGCTTTGAAACCGGTCCATTACCGCCAGCGGGCGAATCGCACTGAGGACCAGGCCATAGCTGAGCTTTTCATAGGTACGAAACACCAAAAGCGTGCCCGCGTACTCTTCAGGGATCTGTACCGGCACGCCTGAGACTGTGTCGCGCACGGTTTCACCGGCTTTCGTCACGGCGAGCAGGTGCCCATCCTGCAAGCCATCACGCCGGCCCTTGTTCAGAATGACCGCATCCAGCACACCAATCCGGGTAACGCCGCGGGGTACGTCGATGATTCGTCCTGTCAGTCCGGGGGCCGGTGCAGAAACCAGCAGGGTTGAGAGATCTGGCGAGGGTTGCGCACCGACCAGGCGATCGCCCGTGCGTATCTCCTGGGTCACCCGCAACACCGCCAAGGTGGTGACATCGCCCGCCGCCACAAAGCGCGCAGTACCGATGTCATCGAGGTTTATCCCCAGCAACTCCTGGCTGACCGGATCGGTAAAAACCTTGCCCTGGCGGACAATCGCATAGCTCGGTTGCGCGGGACTCAGAGCACCTCGCGCGTAAATGCGTTCACCGTTGGCGCCCAACACTCGCCCGGCTTGTGCGGCGACAACATAAGGTGCCGTGTCCAGCAATTGGGGGGTGTCGAGCATGCGGTTATGCAACAAAAAAACCCGGATAGCCCTTTGTGTCTGGCTGTCCAGCGGTCGCGGCGACTGTGGATAACTAGCCTTGGACGAGCCCGGCACATTGGCGGTTACGGCCTGAGCGCACAGCAGCACGATCAGTAGCGATTTCCTCATGGGGTCAATCTCCTTTATTATGTGTGTTCGCGTGTAACGCCAAGGCCTTCGCGGCTTGCGAGCGTTCCACACCGGCCGCCCGGGATCCTTCCCGACGCCGACTTGCCTCTACCTCACATGTGCAGCAATTACGCTTATGGCTATTTTGAACATCCTCGAATTCCCGGACTCGCGTCTGCGCACTATCGCCAAACCGGTGGCCGTAGTGGACGACAAGATTCGTCAGTTGGTCGATGACATGTTTGAAACAATGTATGAGGCCCCGGGAATTGGTCTCGCGGCGACCCAGGTCAACGTACATCTGCGTGTCGTGGTCATGGACCTGTCCGAAGATCGCAGCGAACCGCGGGTGTATATCAACCCCGAGTTCGAGCCGCTGACCGAGGAGATGGGTGAATATCAGGAAGGTTGCCTGTCGGTACCGGAGTTCTACGAGAACGTCGAGCGCCCGCTGCGCGTCAAGATCAAGGCCCTGGACCGTGACGGCAAGCCATTCGAGTTGATTGCCGAAGACCTGTTGGCGGTGTGCATCCAGCACGAATGCGACCACCTCAACGGCAAGCTGTTTGTCGATTACCTGTCCACGCTCAAACGCGACCGGATCAAGAAGAAGCTGGAAAAAAAGCATCGCCAGCAAGCTTGATTCCCTTCTTTCAAAGGCTTGCTGCGGCAAGCCTTTTTCTTTTGTGAGACGTTTCCCATGACCGAGCCACTGCGCATCGTTTTTGCCGGCACTCCCGAGTTTGCCGCCGAACACCTCAAGGCCCTGCTTGCCAGCCCTCATGACATCGTCGCGGTGTACACCCAGCCAGACCGTCCGGCCGGTCGTGGGCAAAAGCTGATGCCCAGCCCGGTCAAGCAACTGGCGCTGGAGAACGGCATTGCCGTGCTGCAACCGCCGACCCTGCGCAATGTGCAAGCCCAGACCGAACTGGCCGCGCTGGAAGCGGATTTACTGGTGGTGGTGGCCTACGGCTTGATCCTGCCGCAAGCGGTGCTGGATATTCCGCGCCTGGGGTGCATCAACAGCCACGCATCGCTGCTGCCACGCTGGCGCGGCGCGGCGCCGATCCAGCGCGCCGTCGAAGCCGGAGACAACGAAAGCGGTGTGACGGTGATGCGCATGGAAGCCGGCCTGGATACCGGACCGATGCTGCTGAAAGTCACCACGCCGATCACCGCCGAAGACACCGGCGGCAGCCTGCACGACCGCCTGGCCGAAATGGGCCCGCCCGCCGTGATCCAGGCCATTGCCGGCCTGGCCGCAGGCACCTTGCAAGGTGAAGTGCAGGACGACAACCTGGCCACCTACGCCCACAAACTGAACAAAGACGAAGCGCGCATCGACTGGAGCCGCCCGGCCGTAGAGCTGGAACGCCTGGTGCGCGCGTTCAACCCGTGGCCGATTTGCCACAGCAGCCTCAATGGCGAAGCCTTGAAAGTCCTCGCAGCCAACTTGGCCGAAGGCAAGGGCGCGCCCGGTGAAATCATCGGCGCCAGCAAGGATGGCCTGTTGGTGGCTTGCGGCGACCAGGCGTTATGCCTGACCCGTCTGCAATTACCTGGCGGCAAGGCGCTGAACTTCAGCGACGTGTTCAACAGTCGCCGGGAAAAATTTGCCGTGGGCACGCGCCTGGGAGCGACCGCCCAATGAACCCACGTCTGGCCGCCGCCAAGGCCCTGGCCGCCGTGCTCAACGGCAAGGCCTCCCTCAACAGCTCGTTGCCAACCCAGCTGGATAAAGTCGAAGAGCGTGATCGCGGCTTTACCCAGGACCTGGCGTTTGGCACCGCCCGCTGGCAGCCGCGTTTGTCGGCGCTGGCGGCCAAGCTGCTGCAAAAACCCTTCAAGGCCGCCGATGCCGACGTCGAGGCGCTGCTGCTGGTTGGCCTTTATCAATTGCTCTACACCCGCGTGCCGGCCCACGCCGCCATCGGTGAAACCGTCGGTTGCGCCGACAAGTTGAAAAAACCCTGGGCCAAAGCCTTGCTCAACGCTGTACTGCGCCGCGCCCAGCGTGAGAGTGAAACGTTGCTGGCCGAGCTGGAACACGATCCGATGGTACGTACTGCGCATCCACGCTGGCTGCAAAAGTCCCTGAAAGCTTTCTGGCCCGAGCATTGGGAAGCGATCTGCGCGGCCAACAATGCTCATCCGCCGATGATTCTGCGGGTCAACCGCCGTCATCAGAGCCGCGCGGCCTATCTGCAGTTGTTGGCAGACGCCGGTATCCAGGCCGCTGCCTGCGCGTACAGCCAGGACGGTATCGTCCTCGAGGCCGCGGCTGATGTGCGCAGCCTCCCGGGTTTTGCCGAAGGCTGGATCAGCGTGCAGGACGAAGCCGCGCAACTCGCCGCCGAACTGCTCGACCTGGCCCCCGGCCAACGGGTGCTCGACGCGTGCTGCGCACCCGGTGGCAAGACGTGTCACATCATGGAAGTCGAACCCGGCCTGGCCGGCGTCGTGGCGGTGGACCTGGAAGCCAAGCGCCTGGTGCGGGTGCGGGAAAATCTCGCCCGCCTGGGCCTGAGCGCCGAGTTGATCGCGGCCGACGGGCGCGACACGGCTACCTGGTGGGATGGCAAACCCTTCCAGCGCATCCTGTTGGACGCACCGTGTTCGGCCACCGGCGTGATCCGCCGCCACCCGGACATCAAACTGACCCGCCAACCCGACGACATCGCCGCCCTGGCGCTGCTGCAAGGTGAGTTGCTGGATGCCTTGTGGCCCACGCTGGAAGTCGGTGGCATTCTGCTCTACGCCACCTGCTCGACTTTGCCGACCGAAAATACCGAGGTGATCGAGGCCTTCCTCGCCCGCACCAGCGGCGCACGGGAGCTGGACCTCGCCACGACTGCCGGCATCAAGCAGCCCCACGGTCGCCAATTGCTGGCGCAGGAAGGCGGGCATGATGGTTTCTACTACGCCAAACTGATCAAAATTGCCGCTGCACGCGGTTGAATGGTTTTTAAGGGAGTGACCGGATGAAAATCATCATCCTCGGCGCAGGGCAGGTCGGCGGTACGCTGGCCGAGCATTTGGCCAGTGAAGCAAACGACATCACTGTGGTCGACACCGACGCCGAGCGCCTGCGTGGCCTGGGCGATCGCCTGGACATCCGCACGGTCCAGGGTCGCGCCTCGTTCCCGACGGTATTGCGCCAGGCCGGCGCCGACGACGCCGACATGCTGGTGGCCGTGACCAACAGTGACGAGACCAATATGGTCGCCTGCCAAGTGGCTCATACGCTGTTCCACACCCCGACCAAAATTGCCCGGGTGCGTGAAGCGGCCTACCTGACCCGCGCCGGTCTGTTCGATAACGATGCGATCCCGGTCGACGTGCTGATCAGCCCCGAGCAGGTGGTCACCCATTACATCAAGCGCCTGATCGAGATTCCCGGCGCCCTGCAGGTGATCGATTTCGCCGAGGGCAAGGCGCAATTGGTGGCGGTCAAGGCGTACTACGGCGGGCCGCTGGTCGGTCAGCAACTGCGCCAGCTACGCGAGCACATGCCGAATGTGGAAACCCGAGTCGCGGCGATTTTCCGTCGCGACCGACCGATCCTGCCCCAGGGCGATACGGTGATCGAAGCCGACGACGAGGTCTTCTTCATCGCCGCCAAGGCCAATATTCGTGCAGTGATGAGCGAAATGCGCCGGCTCGACGAGAGCTACAAGCGCATCGTCATCGCCGGTGGCGGGCAGATCGGCGAACGCTTGGCCGAGGCCATCGAAAGCCGCTATCAGGTCAAGATCATCGAGATGAACGCGGCGCGCTGCCGCTACTTGTCCGACACCCTCGACAGCACCGTGGTGCTGCAAGGCAGCGCCTCGGACCGCGATCTGTTGATGGAAGAAAACATCGCCGACGCCGATATCTTCCTGGCACTGACCA is from Pseudomonas mucidolens and encodes:
- a CDS encoding L-threonylcarbamoyladenylate synthase produces the protein MVNRWRVQEAAREIRAGAVIAYPTEAVWGLGCDPWNEEAVDRLLAIKGRSVDKGLILIADNIHQFDFLFEDFPDTWIDRMASTWPGPNTWLVPHQNLLPQWITGVHDTVALRVSDHPLVRDLCALVGPLISTSANPQGRPAARTRIRVEQYFRGQVDLVLSGSLGGRKNPSLIRDLATGEVRRAS
- the dprA gene encoding DNA-processing protein DprA, whose translation is MSSIDTLGISPAELEARLRLHRLPELGPKRFKKLIEAFGCASKALSAPPNAWRSLGLPAACAEARRSPQIRDGASSALAWLKGPAQHLLMWDQPDYPALLAELEDAPPLLFVAGACAILEKPQLAMVGSRRASRPGMDTAAAFSRSLASAGFVITSGLALGIDGAAHQAALDVGGQTIGVLGTGLENFYPQRHRRLADAMIEQGSAVVSEFPLDSGPQAGNFPRRNRIISGLSLGVLVVEASVASGSLITARLAAEQGREVYAIPGSIHHPGARGCHRLIREGAVLVETIEHILEGLRGWQALSRPAPIPVTHPLIALLHAAPHTSEGLAIASGQGLSEVLASLTELELEGRVICESGRWLARS
- a CDS encoding peptidoglycan-binding protein, which gives rise to MRKSLLIVLLCAQAVTANVPGSSKASYPQSPRPLDSQTQRAIRVFLLHNRMLDTPQLLDTAPYVVAAQAGRVLGANGERIYARGALSPAQPSYAIVRQGKVFTDPVSQELLGINLDDIGTARFVAAGDVTTLAVLRVTQEIRTGDRLVGAQPSPDLSTLLVSAPAPGLTGRIIDVPRGVTRIGVLDAVILNKGRRDGLQDGHLLAVTKAGETVRDTVSGVPVQIPEEYAGTLLVFRTYEKLSYGLVLSAIRPLAVMDRFQSPAPAQ
- the def gene encoding peptide deformylase, with amino-acid sequence MAILNILEFPDSRLRTIAKPVAVVDDKIRQLVDDMFETMYEAPGIGLAATQVNVHLRVVVMDLSEDRSEPRVYINPEFEPLTEEMGEYQEGCLSVPEFYENVERPLRVKIKALDRDGKPFELIAEDLLAVCIQHECDHLNGKLFVDYLSTLKRDRIKKKLEKKHRQQA
- the fmt gene encoding methionyl-tRNA formyltransferase, translating into MTEPLRIVFAGTPEFAAEHLKALLASPHDIVAVYTQPDRPAGRGQKLMPSPVKQLALENGIAVLQPPTLRNVQAQTELAALEADLLVVVAYGLILPQAVLDIPRLGCINSHASLLPRWRGAAPIQRAVEAGDNESGVTVMRMEAGLDTGPMLLKVTTPITAEDTGGSLHDRLAEMGPPAVIQAIAGLAAGTLQGEVQDDNLATYAHKLNKDEARIDWSRPAVELERLVRAFNPWPICHSSLNGEALKVLAANLAEGKGAPGEIIGASKDGLLVACGDQALCLTRLQLPGGKALNFSDVFNSRREKFAVGTRLGATAQ
- the rsmB gene encoding 16S rRNA (cytosine(967)-C(5))-methyltransferase RsmB, with translation MNPRLAAAKALAAVLNGKASLNSSLPTQLDKVEERDRGFTQDLAFGTARWQPRLSALAAKLLQKPFKAADADVEALLLVGLYQLLYTRVPAHAAIGETVGCADKLKKPWAKALLNAVLRRAQRESETLLAELEHDPMVRTAHPRWLQKSLKAFWPEHWEAICAANNAHPPMILRVNRRHQSRAAYLQLLADAGIQAAACAYSQDGIVLEAAADVRSLPGFAEGWISVQDEAAQLAAELLDLAPGQRVLDACCAPGGKTCHIMEVEPGLAGVVAVDLEAKRLVRVRENLARLGLSAELIAADGRDTATWWDGKPFQRILLDAPCSATGVIRRHPDIKLTRQPDDIAALALLQGELLDALWPTLEVGGILLYATCSTLPTENTEVIEAFLARTSGARELDLATTAGIKQPHGRQLLAQEGGHDGFYYAKLIKIAAARG
- the trkA gene encoding Trk system potassium transporter TrkA, which translates into the protein MKIIILGAGQVGGTLAEHLASEANDITVVDTDAERLRGLGDRLDIRTVQGRASFPTVLRQAGADDADMLVAVTNSDETNMVACQVAHTLFHTPTKIARVREAAYLTRAGLFDNDAIPVDVLISPEQVVTHYIKRLIEIPGALQVIDFAEGKAQLVAVKAYYGGPLVGQQLRQLREHMPNVETRVAAIFRRDRPILPQGDTVIEADDEVFFIAAKANIRAVMSEMRRLDESYKRIVIAGGGQIGERLAEAIESRYQVKIIEMNAARCRYLSDTLDSTVVLQGSASDRDLLMEENIADADIFLALTNDDEANIMSSLLAKRLGAKKVMTIINNPAYVDLIQGGDIDIAISPQLATIGTLLAHVRRGDIVSVHSLRRGAAEAIEAIAHGDSKSSKVIGKAIRDIGLPPGTTIGAIIRDEEVIIAHDDTKIATGDHVILFLVDKKHIRDVEKLFHVGLSFF